The following proteins come from a genomic window of Trifolium pratense cultivar HEN17-A07 linkage group LG4, ARS_RC_1.1, whole genome shotgun sequence:
- the LOC123923389 gene encoding rho GTPase-activating protein 1-like: MAEVLHQEQSPSSSSSSSFSSLAVAVNNSFSMVTDCEAEEMNVTEREKTAQELSLLAILVTLFRKTFISCSTDVAMEIGHPTNVRHVAHVTFDRFNGFLGLPLEFVPQVPTTPPSASATVFGVSTESMKLSYDTRGNIVPTILLLMQEHLYAQGGLQAEGIFRINADNRQEENVRDQLNKGVVPQNIDVHCLAGLIKAWFRELPRGVLDSLSPDQIMQCQTEEDCAELSNQLPHTEASLLDWTINLMADVVQEEHLNKMNARNIAMVFAPNMTQMADPLTALMYAVQVINFLKTLVSRTLRARKMLQDDNSLLKSCQQDVDGTENEVLINEAI; encoded by the exons ATGGCTGAAGTACTACACCAAGAACAAtcaccatcttcttcttcttcatcttctttttcttctttagccGTAGCAGTGAACAATAGTTTTTCTATGGTAACTGACTGTGAAGCAGAGGAGATGAATGTCACAGAGAGAGAAAAGACAGCACAAGAACTATCCCTTTTGGCCATTCTTGTGACCCTTTTCAGGAAAACCTTTATTTCTTGCTCCACTGATGTTGCCATGGAAATTGGTCACCCTACTAACGTGCGCCATGTTGCGCATGTTACTTTTGATAGGTTTAATGGTTTCTTGGGTTTGCCTCTTGAGTTTGTACCTCAAGTCCCTACTACACCTCCTAGTGCTAG TGCAACTGTTTTTGGAGTTTCAACAGAATCCATGAAGTTATCATATGACACAAGAGGGAACATTGTGCCAACAATTCTACTACTAATGCAAGAACACTTGTATGCTCAAGGAGGATTACAG GCAGAGGGAATTTTCAGAATTAATGCAGACAATAGACAAGAGGAAAATGTTAGGGATCAGTTAAATAAAGGAGTGGTCCCTCAAAACATTGATGTACATTGTTTAGCAGGTTTGATTAAG GCTTGGTTTAGGGAGCTGCCAAGAGGTGTTCTGGATTCTTTATCTCCAGATCAGATAATGCAATGTCAAACAGAAGAGGATTGTGCCGAACTGTCAAATCAGCTACCTCATACTGAAGCTTCCCTTTTGGATTGGACTATCAATCTCATGGCTGATGTTGTACAAGAGGAACATCTGAATAAGATGAATGCACGCAACATCGCCATGGTTTTTGCACCAAACATGACTCAG ATGGCAGACCCTTTGACTGCATTGATGTATGCAGTTCAAGTGATAAATTTCTTGAAGACACTTGTATCAAGGACACTAAGGGCAAGGAAGATGTTGCAAGATGATAATAGTCTTTTGAAGTCATGCCAACAAGATGTTGATGGAACAGAAAATGAAGTGCTAATCAATGAAGCAATTTGA